A section of the Papio anubis isolate 15944 chromosome 2, Panubis1.0, whole genome shotgun sequence genome encodes:
- the LAMB2 gene encoding laminin subunit beta-2, with protein sequence MELTSREGGRGQPLPWELRLGLLLSVLAATLAQAPAPDVPGCSRGSCYPATGDLLVGRADRLTASSTCGLNGPQPYCIVSHLQDEKKCFLCDSRHPFSARDNPHSHRIQNVVTSFAPQRRAAWWQSENGIPAVTIQLDLEAEFHFTHLIMTFKTFRPAAMLVERSADFGRTWHVYRYFSYDCGADFPGVPLAPPRHWDDVVCESRYSEIEPSTEGEVIYRVLDPAIPIPDPYSSRIQNLLKITNLRVNLTRLHTLGDNLLDPRREIREKYYYALYELVVRGNCFCYGHASECAPAPGAPAHAEGMVHGACICKHNTRGLNCEQCQDFYHDLPWHPAEDGHSHACRKCECHGHTHSCHFDMAVYLASGNVSGGVCDGCQHNTAGRHCELCRPFFYRDPTKDLRDPAVCRSCDCDPMGSQDGGRCDSHDDPALGLVSGQCRCKEHVVGTRCQQCRDGFFGLSISDPLGCRRCQCNARGTVPGSTPCDPNSGSCYCKRLVTGRGCDRCLPGHWGLSHDLLGCRPCDCDVGGALDPQCDEATGQCHCRQHMVGRRCEQVQPGYFRPFLDHLTWEAEDTRGQVLDVVERLVTPGETPSWTGSGFVRLREGQALEFLVASVPKAMDYDLLLRLEPQVPEQWAELELTVQRPGPVPAHSLCGHVLPKDDRIQGTLQPHTRYMVFPNPVCLEPAISYKLHLKLVRTGGSAQPETPYSGPGLLIDSLVLLPRALVLEMFSGGNAAALERRATFERYQCHEEGLVPSKISPSEACAPLLLSLSTLIYNGALSCQCNPQGSLSSECNPHGGQCLCKPGVVGRRCDLCAPGYYGFGPTGCQACQCSPEGALSSLCEKTSGQCPCRTGAFGLHCDRCQRGQWGFPSCRPCVCNGHADECDTHTGACLGCRDHTGGEHCERCIAGFHGDPQLPYGGQCRPCPCPEGPGSQRHFATSCHRDEYSQKIVCHCRAGYTGLRCEACAPGHFGDPSRPGGRCQLCECSGNIDLMDPDACDPHTGQCLRCLHHTEGPHCAHCKPGFHGQATRQSCHRCTCNLLGTNPQQCPSPDQCHCDRSNGQCPCLPNVQGPSCDHCAPNFWNFTSGHGCHPCACHPRQARGPTCNEFTGQCYCRAGFGGRTCSECQELHWGDPGLQCRACDCDPRGTDTPQCHRSTGHCSCRPGVSGVRCDQCARGFSGFFPACHPCHACFGDWDRVVQDLAARTRRLEQRAQELQQTGVLGAFESSFWHMQEKLGIVQGIVGARNTSAASTAQLVEATEELRREIGEATEHLTQLEAELTDVQDENFNANHALSGLERDRLALNLTLRQLDQHLDLLKHSNFLGAYDSIRHAHSQSAEAERCANTSALAVPSPVSNSASARHRTEALMDAQNEDFNSKHMANQRALRKLSAHTHTLSLTGINELVCGVPGDAPCATSPCGGAGCRDEDGQPRCGGLSCNGAVATADLALGRARHTQAELQRALAEGGSILSRVAETRRQASEAQQRAQAALDKANASRGQVEQANQELRELVQSVKDFLNQEGADPDSIEMVATRVLELSIPASAEQIQHLAGAIAERVRSLADVDAILARTVGDVRRAEQLLQDARRARSRAEGEKQKAETVQAALEEAQRAQGVAQGAIRGAVADTRDTEQTLYQVQERMAGAEQALSSAGERARQLDALLEALKLKRAGNSLAASTAEETAGSAQGRAQEAEQLLRGPLGDQYQTVKALAERKAQGVLAAQARAEQLRDEARDLLQAAQDKLQRLQELEGTYEENERALEGKAAQLDGLEARMRSVLQAINLQVQIYNTCQ encoded by the exons ATGGAGCTGACCtcaagggaaggagggaggggacagCCTCTGCCCTGGGAACTTCGACTCGGCCTACTGCTAAGCG TGCTGGCTGCCACACTGGCACAGGCCCCTGCCCCGGATGTGCCTGGCTGTTCGAGGGGAAGCTGCTACCCCGCCACGGGCGACCTGCTGGTGGGCCGAGCTGACAGACTGACTGCCTCATCCACCTGTGGCCTGAATGGTCCCCAGCCCTACTGCATCGTCAGTCACTTGCAG GATGAAAAGAAGTGCTTCCTTTGCGACTCCCGGCACCCCTTCTCTGCTAGAGACAACCCACACAGCCATCGCATCCAGAATGTAGTCACCAGCTTTGCGCCACAGCGGCGGGCAGCCTGGTGGCAGTCAGAGAATG GTATCCCTGCAGTCACCATCCAACTGGACCTGGAGGCTGAGTTTCATTTCACACACCTCATTATGACCTTCAAG ACATTTCGCCCTGCTGCCATGCTGGTGGAACGCTCAGCAGACTTTGGCCGCACCTGGCATGTGTACCGATATTTCTCCTATGACTGTGGGGCTGACTTCCCAGGAGTCCCACTAGCCCCTCCACGGCACTGGGATGATGTAGTCTGTGAGTCCCGCTACTCAGAGATTGAGCCATCCACTGAAGGCGAG GTCATCTATCGTGTGTTGGACCCTGCCATCCCTATCCCAGACCCCTACAGCTCACGGATTCAGA ACCTGTTGAAGATCACCAACTTACGAGTGAACCTGACTCGTCTACACACATTGGGAGACAACCTACTTGACCCACGGAGGGAGATCCGAGAGAAGTACTACTATGCCCTCTATGAGCTGGTTGTACGTGGCAACTGCTTCTGCTATGGACACGCCTCAGAGTGTGCACCCGCCCCAGGGGCACCAGCCCATGCTGAGGGCATG GTGCACGGAGCTTGCATCTGCAAACACAACACACGTGGCCTCAACTGCGAACAGTGTCAGGATTTCTATCATGACCTGCCCTGGCATCCGGCTGAGGACGGCCATAGTCATGCCTGTAGGA AGTGTGAGTGCCATGGGCACACCCACAGCTGCCACTTCGACATGGCTGTATACCTGGCATCTGGCAATGTGAGTGGAGGTGTATGTGATGGATGTCAGCATAACACAGCTGGGCGCCACTGTGAGCTCTGTCGGCCCTTCTTCTACCGTGACCCAACCAAAGACCTGCGGGATCCAGCTGTGTGCCGCT CCTGTGATTGTGACCCCATGGGTTCTCAAGACGGCGGTCGCTGTGATTCCCATGATGACCCTGCACTGGGACTGGTCTCGGGCCAGTGTCGCTGCAAAGAACATGTAGTGGGCACTCGCTGCCAACAATGCCGTGATGGCTTCTTTGGGCTCAGCATCAGTGACCCTCTGGGCTGCCGGC GATGTCAATGTAATGCACGGGGCACAGTGCCTGGGAGTACTCCTTGTGACCCCAACAGTGGATCCTGTTATTGCAAACGTCTGGTGACTGGACGTGGATGTGACCGCTGCCTG CCTGGCCACTGGGGCCTGAGCCACGACCTACTCGGCTGCCGCCCCTGTGACTGCGACGTGGGTGGTGCCTTGGATCCCCA GTGTGATGAGGCCACAGGTCAATGCCACTGCCGCCAGCACATGGTCGGGCGACGCTGTGAGCAGGTGCAACCTGGCTACTTCCGGCCCTTCCTGGACCAcctaacttgggaggctgaggacaccCGAGGGCAG GTGCTCGATGTGGTGGAGCGCCTGGTTACTCCTGGGGAAACTCCATCCTGGACTGGCTCAGGCTTTGTGCGGCTACGGGAAGGTCAGGCCCTGGAGTTCCTCGTGGCCTCTGTGCCGAAGGCCATGGACTATGATCTGCTGCTGCGCTTAGAACCCCAG GTCCCTGAGCAATGGGCAGAGTTGGAACTGACTGTGCAGCGTCCAGGGCCTGTGCCTGCTCACAGCCTGTGTGGGCATGTGCTGCCCAAGGATGACCGCATCCAAGGGACTCTGCAACCACACACCAG GTACATGGTGTTTCCCAATCCTGTCTGCCTTGAGCCTGCTATCTCCTACAAGCTGCATCTGAAGCTGGTACGCACAGGGGGAAGTGCCCAGCCTGAGACTCCCTACTCTGGACCCGGCCTGCTCATTGACTCG CTGGTGCTGCTGCCCCGTGCCCTGGTGCTAGAGATGTTTAGTGGGGGTAATGCTGCTGCCCTGGAGCGCCGGGCCACCTTTGAACGCTACCAATGCCATGAGGAGGGTCTGGTGCCCAGCAAGATTTCTCCCTCTGAGGCCTGCGCGCCGCTCCTCCTCAGCCTGTCCACCCTCATCTACAATGGTGCCCTGT CATGTCAGTGCAACCCTCAAGGTTCACTGAGTTCTGAGTGCAACCCTCATGGCGGTCAGTGCCTGTGCAAGCCTGGAGTGGTTGGGCGCCGCTGTGACCTCTGTGCCCCTGGCTACTATGGCTTTGGCCCCACAGGCTGTCAAG CCTGCCAGTGCAGCCCCGAGGGGGCGCTCAGCAGTCTCTGTGAAAAGACCAGTGGGCAATGTCCCTGTCGAACTGGTGCCTTTGGGCTTCACTGTGACCGCTGCCAGCGTGGCCAGTGGGGATTCCCTAGCTGCCGGCCATGTGTCTGCAATGGGCATGCAGATGAGTGCGACACCCACACAGGCGCTTGCCTGGGCTGCCGTGATCACACAGGGGGTGAGCACTGTGAAAG GTGCATTGCTGGTTTCCACGGGGACCCACAACTGCCATATGGGGGCCAGTGCCGGCCCTGTCCATGTCCTGAAGGCCCTGGGAGCCAACGGCACTTTGCTACTTCTTGCCACCGGGATGAATATTCCCAGAAGATTGTGTGCCACTGCCGGGCAGGCTACACGG GGCTGCGATGTGAAGCTTGTGCCCCTGGGCACTTTGGGGACCCATCAAGGCCAGGTGGCCGGTGCCAACTGTGTGAGTGCAGTGGGAACATTGACCTAATGGATCCTGATGCCTGTGACCCCCACACGGGGCAATGCCTGCGCTGTTTACACCACACAGAGGGTCCACACTGTGCCCACTGCAAGCCTGGCTTCCACGGGCAGGCTACCCGACAGAGCTGTCACC GCTGCACCTGCAACCTGCTGGGCACAAATCCCCAGCAGTGCCCGTCTCCTGACCAGTGCCACTGTGATCGAAGCAATGGGCAGTGCCCATGCCTCCCCAATGTCCAGGGCCCTAGTTGTGACCACTGTGCCCCCAACTTCTGGAACTTCACCAGTGGCCATGGTTGCCATCCTTGTGCCTGCCACCCAAGACAGGCCAGAGGCCCCACCTGCAATGAG TTCACAGGGCAGTGCTACTGCCGTGCCGGCTTTGGAGGGCGGACTTGTTCTGAGTGCCAAGAGCTCCACTGGGGAGACCCTGGGTTGCAGTGTCGTG CCTGTGACTGTGACCCTCGTGGAACAGATACACCTCAGTGTCACCGCTCCACAGGTCACTGCAGCTGCCGCCCAGGCGTGTCTGGTGTGCGCTGTGACCAGTGTGCCCGTGGCTTCTCAGGATTCTTTCCTGCCTGCCATCCCTGCCATGCATGCTTCGGGGATTGGGACCGAGTGGTGCAGGACTTGGCTGCCCGTACACGGCGCCTAGAGCAGCGGGCACAGGAGTTGCAGCAGACGGGTGTGCTGGGTGCCTTTGAGAGCAGCTTCTGGCATATGCAGGAGAAGCTGGGCATTGTGCAGGGCATCGTAGGTGCCCGCAACACCTCAGCTGCCTCCACTGCACAGCTTGTGGAGGCCACAGAGGAGCTGCG GCGTGAAATTGGGGAGGCCACTGAGCACCTGACTCAACTGGAAGCAGAGTTGACAGATGTGCAGGATGAGAACTTCAATGCCAACCATGCACTAAGTGGTCTGGAGCGAGACAGGCTTGCACTTAATCTCACACTGCGGCAGCTGGACCAGCATCTTGACTTGCTCAAACATTCAAACTTCCTGG GTGCCTATGACAGCATCCGGCATGCCCATAGCCAGTCTGCAGAGGCAGAACGTTGTGCCAACACCTCGGCCCTGGCAGTACCTAGCCCTGTGAGCAACTCGGCAAGTGCTCGGCATCGGACAGAGGCACTGATGGATGCCCAGAATGAGGACTTCAACAGCAAACACATGGCCAACCAGCGGGCCCTGCGCAAGCTCTCTGCCCATACCCACACCCTGAGCCTGACAGGCATAAACGAGCTG GTGTGTGGGGTACCAGGGGATGCACCCTGTGCTACAAGCCCTTGTGGGGGTGCCGGCTGTCGAGATGAGGATGGGCAGCCCCGCTGTGGGGGCCTCAGCTGCAATGGGGCAGTGGCTACAGCAGACCTAGCACTGGGCCGGGCCCGGCACACACAGGCAGAGCTGCAGCGGGCACTGGCAGAAGGTGGTAGCATCCTCAGCAGAGTGGCTGAGACTCGTCGGCAGGCAAGCGAGGCACAGCAGCGGGCCCAGGCAGCCCTGGACAAGGCTAATGCTTCCAGGGGACAGGTGGAACAGGCCAACCAGGAACTTCGAGAACTTGTCCAGAGTGTGAAGGACTTCCTCAACC AGGAGGGGGCTGATCCTGATAGCATTGAGATGGTGGCCACACGGGTGCTAGAGCTCTCCATCCCAGCTTCAGCTGAGCAGATCCAGCACCTGGCGGGTGCGATTGCAGAGCGAGTCCGGAGCCTGGCGGATGTAGACGCGATCCTGGCACGTACTGTAGGAGATGTGCGTCGTGCCGAGCAGTTATTGCAGGATGCACGGCGGGCAAG GAGCCGGGCTGAGGGTGAGAAACAGAAGGCAGAGACAGTACAGGCAGCACTGGAGGAGGCCCAGCGGGCACAGGGTGTTGCCCAGGGTGCCATCCGGGGGGCAGTGGCTGACACACGGGACACAGAGCAGACCCTATACCAG GTACAGGAGAGGATGGCAGGTGCAGAGCAGGCACTGAGCTCTGCAGGTGAAAGGGCTCGGCAGTTGGATGCTCTCCTGGAGGCTCTGAAGTTGAAACGGGCGGGAAATAGTCTGGCAGCCTCTACAGCAGAAGAAACGGCAGGCAGTGCCCAGGGTcgtgcccaggaggctgagcag CTGCTACGGGGTCCTCTGGGTGATCAGTACCAGACGGTGAAGGCCCTGGCTGAGCGCAAGGCCCAGGGTGTGCTAGCTGCACAGGCAAGGGCAGAGCAACTGCGGGATGAGGCTCGGGACCTGTTGCAGGCTGCTCAGGACAAGCTGCAGCGGCTACAGG AACTGGAAGGCACCTATGAGGAGAATGAGCGGGCACTGGAGGGTAAGGCAGCCCAGCTGGACGGGCTGGAGGCCAGGATGCGCAGCGTGCTTCAAGCCATCAACTTGCAGGTGCAGATCTACAACACCTGCCAGTGA